In Pseudonocardia sp. DSM 110487, the sequence AGTCCTGGCCGCCCCCGCCCGCGACCAGCGCCGGGTCGTGGGCGGCGAGATCACCGCTGAGCCGCCACGGCTCCTCCGCCTGCGCAGGCGCCGCGGGCGCAGCGGACGCGGCCGGTGGCGCCAGCGCACCCGTCAACCCGACCACTGCAGCGACGACGGTGAGGAGCGGCGCGAGTCGCACGGGCGTCATCCGTTCTGCGAGGGGGACGAGGCGTCCGCGGCGACCGAGGGAGCAAGATCGCCGAGGCGACGGTCAGCGTAGGCGGGGCGAGGCGCGCGGCGACGGAGCGACAACGCCATGTCACCCGAGAGTGACGCGCGTCACCCTGACGCGCCGATCCACCGGGTGGATTCCGCGTGGATCTAGCGGTCTCTACGAGGTTCTAGTGCCCCGGCAAGGAAGGTTGGTGCGTAAATCGGCGGATCCAGGTTTCCGCTGGGTGTGCCGGCGAGCCGGCCTCGTACCGGGCGTACTCGGCCGGTTCGCCGGTGCGCCCAGCGGGAAGCTGGGCCGTCGAGTTACGTGGCGAACCTTCCTTGCCGGGGCACTAGTGCAGACGGAATGCCTTCGTCGTGAGCTCGCGGCCCTCGCGGGCGAGCTCGAAGAACCCGTAGGTGCCGTGATCCTTCAGCTCCCGGGCGGCGCGGGCGAGCGCCCCGAACGCCACCGCGCTGAACGTGCCCCCCACCGAGATGCGGGCGACCCCGGCCTCCGCCAGCTCCTCGATCGGGGCCATACCGGGCATGATCAGCACGTTCACCGGCCGGTCGACCGAGGACACCACGCTGCGGATGTCGGCGAGCTCCACCAGGCCAGGCGCGTACAGCACCTCGGCGCCCGCCTCCTGGTAGGCCTGCAGGCGTTCGATCGTGTCGCCGAGGTCCGGGTTGCCGCGGATGAAGTTCTCGGCACGGGCGGTGAGCACCAGCCCGCGGCCCTCCAGGGCGGCGTCGGCCGCGGCGGCGATCCGGTCGGCGGCGAGGCCGATGTCGTGGATCTCGGGGTCGGCGCCCGCGCTGTAGTCCTCGATCGAGCAGCCGGCAAGGCCTGCCTCGACGGCCTCCGCGACGGTGGTGGCCACCTCGGCCGGGTCGTCGCCCCACCCGTCCTCGAGGTCGGCGTTCACCGGGATGTCGACGCACACCGCCACCGCGGCGGCGTGCTCGAGCGTGTCCACCGCGCCGACCGCACCGTCGACGAGGCCGGCGGTGGCCGCGAACCCGCTACTGGTGGTGGCCAACGCCGCGAACCCGAGCGTGGCGAGCGCCTTCGCCGATCCCTCGTCCCACGGGTTGGGCATCAGCAACGGCTCGCCGGGGACGTGCAGGGCCCGGAACCGGGCGGTCATGTCGGTACCCGTGAAGTCGCTGCTCGTCATCCTCGCCACGATGGAAGACCGTACCGAGCCGCGCCAGCGTGATCCGGAGCGATCAGGCCTCGCGGCGCCGCCCCGTGTGGATCCCGGCGTCAAGGGCCCGCACGAGGTCCTCCCGGGCCCGCGCCACCCGCGACCGAATGGTGCCGATCGGGCAGCCGCACACCCGCGCCGCCTCGGCGTAGCTCAGGTCGAGTACCTGCGTGAGCACGAACGCCTCGTGCCGGTCCGGATCGAGCCCGGCGACCAGCTGCGCGAGCAGCACCGCCTCGTCGCCCGCGCGGCGCACCGCCCCCGTGCGCACGGCGACGGCGTCCCAGTCGCCGACGGCGGTGGTGCGAGGCCGCCGGCCCGCGGCCCGCACCGCGTCGGCCGCGACCCGCCGGGCGATCGACAGCAGCCAGGTGCGCGCGGAGGCCGTGGCCTCGAACCGCGGCAGTGCCCCGACGGCGCGCAGGTACGTCTCCTGCACGAGGTCCTCGGCCTGGCCGGGGTCGGCGAGGTGCGAGACGAACCGAAGCACGTCGCGCTGGGTGCCCCGGACGAACGCCGAAAGGGCCTCCCGGTCTCCGCGGCCGGCCGCGAGTGCCCACGCGGTGATCCGCCCGTCGTCCGGTCGTTCGGTCACGGCATTCAGCCTAGTGTCCCGGCCGGCCGGGGAACCGCGCGGGCGGGCACAAGCGACCATAGGCACATGCGGTGTGAGGACTACCGGGACGCGATCTCGGCGCGGATGGACGGCGAGGACACGGGCGTGGAGCCCGGCGTGGTGGAGCACCACCTCGAAGGTTGCGCGGCCTGCCGCGCCTTCTCCGAACGGGCCGCGCACGTCACGCGGCTGACCCGGATCCGCCCCGCGGAGGATCTCCCGGACGTCCTGCCCGGGCTCCTCGCCGCGCTCGACGCGGGCGAATCCCGCCCTGCGCCCCGACGGACGCGGCGCTCGATCGCCCGCGACGCCGTCCGTGCCGCACTCGCGGCGATCGCGGTCGGGCAGCTGGCGCTCGCGGTCAGCGGGGTCATCGCCGCGACCGGGGCAGGCCCCGACCAGTTCGCCGGGGCGAGCATGGCGCACTTCTCGCACGAGAGCGCGGCCTGGAACCTCGCACTCGGCGTCGCGTTCGGATGGGCCGCGACCGGGGCGCGCCGCGCGGGCGGGCTGGTGCCGGTGATCGGCGCGTTCGTCGCGCTGCTGGTGACCCTCAGCACCCTGGACGTGCTCGCCGGGCACGTCACGGCCGGCAGGCTCCTCGGACACCTGCCGGTGATCGCGGGCCTCGCGCTCCTGCTGCTGCACGCCCGCCTCGGCCGCGGCGGCGGGACCACTGCCGCCGTCCGCGACGACGGGTCGGGCGGCACCGGCCGCCGCGACGTCCGGTTCGGCCGGCCCCGGTTCGGCGACGGGGGCTTTCAGCCCTCTGCGCACCACCGGGCGGCATGAGGCGCCGGTCAGGGAACTGCGAGCTCCTCGACGAACGCCCGTGCCGCGGGGCCGGCATCGGGTCCCAGCGCCAGCGCCAGCCTCCGCGGCAGGTGCGGCTCGAGCGGCCGAGTGACGATGCCCGGCGGCCTGCCTGGCAGGTTGAGCGTCGGCATGACGCTCACGCCCAGGTCCGCCGCGACCATCTCGACGATGGCCTGCGGATCGCGCGCCTCCAGCGTGATGTCGAGCGTGACGCCGGCACGGCGGGCGGCGCCCACGATCAACGGGCCGCATCCGCCTGTGGGGAACACGAAGGGCTCGCCCGCGAGCTGCACGAACGTCACCGCGGTGTGCTCGGCCAGCCGGTGCCGTGACGGGAGCACCGCGACCATCTCGTCGCCGCCGAGCTCGACGCAGTCGAAGCCGGGCGCCGGCAGCGTGACGACGCCGACGTCGGCCCCTCCCTGCCCGATCCAGTCCCTGACCTCCTGGTCGGTGCCCTCGAAGAGCCGGATGCTCACGTCGGGGTGGCGGTGGGTGAACGCGCGCATGGGGGCCGCCAGCAGCGTGCCGGTCGCGCTGGGGAGGCTCGCCAGGCGAAGCGTCCCGCTCAGCCGGCCGCTGGCCGCGCTCACGTCCTGCGTGAGCCGGTCGAGGCAGCGCAGGGCCTCCCTGGCGTGCCGGATCGCCGCCGCGCCCGCCTCGGTCGGCGTCACGCCGTCGCGCCTGCGGACGAAGAGCGCGGTGCGCAGCTCGCGTTCGAGCGCGCTGATGGCGCGGCTGACGGCCGGCTGGGCGCTCTGGAGGCGCTCGGCCGCCGAGGTGAACCCGCCGTGCTCGGCCACCGCGAGGAGGATGCGCAGCTGCGACAGGGTCACTGGGATGGCCGAAGCGACATGCGTGGCATGGCAGAAATGATATTTGAGATCGGCTCCGCATGACCAGATAGTGATGTCGTGACATCCCGTACATCGAAGATCACGACCAGCCGCCGCGAGATCGACCTCGACGGTCACGCCGCCAGCTACCTCACCGCGGGCGACGGCCCCGTCGTCGTGCTCCTGCACGGCACCTACTGGAGCCGGGTGTGGGCCCCGGTGATCGAGCGGCTCGCCGCGGCCGGCCTGCAATCCGTGGCCGTGGACATGCCGGGGTGCGGGCGCTCCGGTGGCGAACTGACCCTGGAGACGGCCACGGTCCCGGCACTCGCCGACTGGGTGACGCGGTTCGTCGAGACGCTGAACCCCACGGCGCTGGCCGGGGTGGCCGGGCACGACATCGGCGGCGCCGTCGCGCAGCGCCTGCTCGTCACGGACGGACTCGACATCGAGCGGCTCGCGCTGGTCAACTCGGTCGCCTACGACTCGTGGCCGGTGCCGGGGGTCGCCCGCTACCGCGATCCCGAGATCGTGGCCGGCACGACGGTCGAGGAGATCCTCGCCGCCCGCCGCACGGCGATCACGACCGCGCTGGCCCGCCCGGCGGGCGAGGACGAGCTGCGCGAGTACCTCTCACCATGGACGGACGCGCGTGTCGCGCGCTCGTGGATGTCCCTCGCTGGTGCTGCCGACAGCCGCTACACCCTCGAGCTCGTCGACGCCCTGCGCGCCGACACCCACCCGAAGCTGCTGGTCTGGGGAGAGGACGACGGGTTCCAGCAGATCCACCACGCCGAGCGGTTCGCCGGCGAGATCCCGGGGTCGACGCTGGTGCGGGTGCCGGGAGCCGGGCACATCCCCATGGAGAACGACCCGGACCGGGTGGCCGGCGCTCTCGGCGCGTTCTTCGTCGCATAGCGGACCGGTCATACAGGGCGGATGCGGGGCAGCTCGTCGACCACACGGAGCACGGCCTCCGCGCTCCGCCGTCTCACGACCCGAGCCTGGCCGTCACCTCCGTGAGGCGGTCGGTGTAGCGCCGCCACCCGAACCCGGCGGCCGCGTGCTGGGCGGCCGTCCGCTCGACCAGCTCGCGCGCTCCCGGGTCCCCGACGGCGCAGGCGAGCGCACACGACACGGCGCGGGCGGCCAGCCAGGCCAGCTCGCCCTCCGCCGACTCCGACAGGACGACGTCCAGCAGGGCGGCGGCCTCGGCCGGCTCCCCCTTCTCGACCAGCACGTCGGCGAGATCGGTGTTCGCCATGGTCGGCAGGCCCTCCGCGTACGCCACGGCGCCGCGGCAGTGCTTCTCGGCGTCGGCGAGCCGCCCCTCCCGGCGCGCCGCGATGCCCCGGACCACTTCGTTCATCGTGGAGACCTGGGTGTCCTCGAGGCGGAGGGCGAACACGTCGGACTCGTCGGCCAGCCGTACGGCCTCGTCGAGGCGGCCGGCGTCGAGCTCCGCGTTGGCCAGGTTGGCGAGCCCGCGTGACAGCCCGTGCTCGTTGCCACGCTCGCGGTCGTGCTCCACGCCGGCCCGGTAGCACTCCAGTGCGGCGTCGGTGTCGCCCCCGAACAGGTACGCGCTGCCCAGCGCATCGGTGAACACCCACTCGCGCTGGTCGCCGTTCGCCCGCGCCAGCTCCCGGCCGGCGCGCAGGGTCGCGATCGCCTCGGCCGGCCTGCAGAGCTGGATCGCCAGGATGCCCCGGTGGTAGTGCACGCTCAGCGCGAGCTCGTCGTCACCGCATTCAGCGGCCAGCCCCGATGCCGAGGCCAGCAGGTCGGCCGCCTCGGAGTTGAGGCCGGCCATCACCGAATGGAACGCGTGGTTGCTCATCGCCAGCCCACGCTCGGCCGCGCCGGCGCCAGGGGCGTCGGCGAGCGCGGCGAAATGGCGCCGGGCCGTCAGGGACCGGCTGCGCACGATCCACGGCGACTGCATCTCGTTCGCCAGCCGGAGCGCGTCGGCCGCCCGCGGCGTGCCGGGAGCGGTCTCGAGAGCATCGGCGATGTTGGGCCACTCGGCGTAGACGGCGGAGACTGTGCCGACGCCGGCGAAATCGTCGACCTGCTGCAGCCGTGTGACGAGGTCGGTGCACCACGACAGGTGCCGGGCCCGCGTCGCCTCGGTCTCGCCCGCCGCGGCGAGCCGGCCCAGCGCGTAGTCGCGCACGGTCTCCAACAGGACGAACCGCTGTCCATCCGCACCGGCGGCACGGATCGCGGCGCCGACAAGGCTGCGGTCCACCAGGTCGGTGAGCGCGGGCGCGATGTCACCGACGAGAACGTCCCCGTCGGGCGCGACCCGTTCTGCCGCGTCCAGGTCGCACCCGCCCGCGAACACCGCGAGCCTGCGCAGCACCGTGCGCTCGCGCTCGCCGAGCAGCTCGTGGCTCCAGTCGAGGGCGGCGCGCAGGCTGGTGTGCCTGCCTCCGATGTCGCGCCTGCCGCCCACCAGCAGCCGGACCCGGTCGGTGATGCGCGTCGCGATCTGCGGGACGGTCAACGCCCTGGTGAGGCCGGCCGCCAGCTCGACGCCGAGGGGCAGGTGGTCGACGGCGGAGCAGATCGTCGCGACGTCGGTGGCGTCCGGATGGGCGTCGGGCGCGGCGCGCTCGGCGAAGATGGCTGCGGCCGCGGCCGGCGCAAGCGGACCCACCTGCACCTGGGTCTCCCCTGCCAGCAGCAGCGGCCGCTGCGACGTCACCAGCACGGTGAGCCCCGGCGCCACGAGCCGTAGCGTCCTGACCGCGGCGCTGACCTCGTCGACGACGTGCTCGGCGTTGTCGAGCAGCAGCACCGATCCGTCGAGC encodes:
- a CDS encoding isocitrate lyase/phosphoenolpyruvate mutase family protein, encoding MTSSDFTGTDMTARFRALHVPGEPLLMPNPWDEGSAKALATLGFAALATTSSGFAATAGLVDGAVGAVDTLEHAAAVAVCVDIPVNADLEDGWGDDPAEVATTVAEAVEAGLAGCSIEDYSAGADPEIHDIGLAADRIAAAADAALEGRGLVLTARAENFIRGNPDLGDTIERLQAYQEAGAEVLYAPGLVELADIRSVVSSVDRPVNVLIMPGMAPIEELAEAGVARISVGGTFSAVAFGALARAARELKDHGTYGFFELAREGRELTTKAFRLH
- a CDS encoding BTAD domain-containing putative transcriptional regulator; translated protein: MTAHPLDVRVLGPTMITSGGPAVPVDRPLERALLVRLVLARGTPVPDERLAADLWGDVELNRAPQRLRVVASRLRGALGEHAAVLGRTPAGYRVAGGPTDLLAAEDAAARMHAAARSDDHAGVRAAAAEALARWRGAALADLRAVPYALAEGERLDAWWLELTVQRLRAGLELGAGGESVAELTGLAGAHPLHEPIACLLAHALYRAGRQADALDRLARLRRSLAGELGVDPAPATADLELRILRQDPALLAPEVPAPASAGASPSGRSLPVPGTSFVGRDADLAALLETLAVPGIITLVGGPGSGKSRLAIEAARAVEGRAARLVELAPLRLDDVVPAIADAAGVEVGAGDPLPSVAAALDGSVLLLDNAEHVVDEVSAAVRTLRLVAPGLTVLVTSQRPLLLAGETQVQVGPLAPAAAAAIFAERAAPDAHPDATDVATICSAVDHLPLGVELAAGLTRALTVPQIATRITDRVRLLVGGRRDIGGRHTSLRAALDWSHELLGERERTVLRRLAVFAGGCDLDAAERVAPDGDVLVGDIAPALTDLVDRSLVGAAIRAAGADGQRFVLLETVRDYALGRLAAAGETEATRARHLSWCTDLVTRLQQVDDFAGVGTVSAVYAEWPNIADALETAPGTPRAADALRLANEMQSPWIVRSRSLTARRHFAALADAPGAGAAERGLAMSNHAFHSVMAGLNSEAADLLASASGLAAECGDDELALSVHYHRGILAIQLCRPAEAIATLRAGRELARANGDQREWVFTDALGSAYLFGGDTDAALECYRAGVEHDRERGNEHGLSRGLANLANAELDAGRLDEAVRLADESDVFALRLEDTQVSTMNEVVRGIAARREGRLADAEKHCRGAVAYAEGLPTMANTDLADVLVEKGEPAEAAALLDVVLSESAEGELAWLAARAVSCALACAVGDPGARELVERTAAQHAAAGFGWRRYTDRLTEVTARLGS
- a CDS encoding zf-HC2 domain-containing protein; this encodes MRCEDYRDAISARMDGEDTGVEPGVVEHHLEGCAACRAFSERAAHVTRLTRIRPAEDLPDVLPGLLAALDAGESRPAPRRTRRSIARDAVRAALAAIAVGQLALAVSGVIAATGAGPDQFAGASMAHFSHESAAWNLALGVAFGWAATGARRAGGLVPVIGAFVALLVTLSTLDVLAGHVTAGRLLGHLPVIAGLALLLLHARLGRGGGTTAAVRDDGSGGTGRRDVRFGRPRFGDGGFQPSAHHRAA
- a CDS encoding LysR family transcriptional regulator, with product MTLSQLRILLAVAEHGGFTSAAERLQSAQPAVSRAISALERELRTALFVRRRDGVTPTEAGAAAIRHAREALRCLDRLTQDVSAASGRLSGTLRLASLPSATGTLLAAPMRAFTHRHPDVSIRLFEGTDQEVRDWIGQGGADVGVVTLPAPGFDCVELGGDEMVAVLPSRHRLAEHTAVTFVQLAGEPFVFPTGGCGPLIVGAARRAGVTLDITLEARDPQAIVEMVAADLGVSVMPTLNLPGRPPGIVTRPLEPHLPRRLALALGPDAGPAARAFVEELAVP
- a CDS encoding sigma-70 family RNA polymerase sigma factor, with translation MTERPDDGRITAWALAAGRGDREALSAFVRGTQRDVLRFVSHLADPGQAEDLVQETYLRAVGALPRFEATASARTWLLSIARRVAADAVRAAGRRPRTTAVGDWDAVAVRTGAVRRAGDEAVLLAQLVAGLDPDRHEAFVLTQVLDLSYAEAARVCGCPIGTIRSRVARAREDLVRALDAGIHTGRRREA
- a CDS encoding alpha/beta fold hydrolase, translated to MTSRTSKITTSRREIDLDGHAASYLTAGDGPVVVLLHGTYWSRVWAPVIERLAAAGLQSVAVDMPGCGRSGGELTLETATVPALADWVTRFVETLNPTALAGVAGHDIGGAVAQRLLVTDGLDIERLALVNSVAYDSWPVPGVARYRDPEIVAGTTVEEILAARRTAITTALARPAGEDELREYLSPWTDARVARSWMSLAGAADSRYTLELVDALRADTHPKLLVWGEDDGFQQIHHAERFAGEIPGSTLVRVPGAGHIPMENDPDRVAGALGAFFVA